A genomic window from Lentibacter algarum includes:
- the argE gene encoding acetylornithine deacetylase, with protein MSTLARTVEILEKLIAFPTISPDSNLEMIAFMADHLGQLGARVNTFTSPCGTKANLFATLGPEGDGGIVLSGHSDVVPVAEQDWTSDPFTLAHRDGLLFGRGTCDMKGFIAATLAMAEDYATLDLTRPVHFAFTHDEETGCIGAQALVEELKAQGLKPAIAIIGEPTEMRIIEGHKGCCEYTTRFTGLEGHGSQPARGVNAAEYAVRYVTKLMELRHDLMARAPKGSRFEPPYTTVNIGRIAGGVAHNVIVGKAEVEWEFRPVQDTDYDFVHAELDAYTNDVLLPAMRAVHPAAHIEVETMGEVAGLMPMEDNEARDLCAALTGGNGVDVVAFGTEAGLFQSLGMSAVVCGPGSIEQAHKPDEFIAPDQLQACLTMLQGLSKKLTA; from the coding sequence ATGAGCACACTCGCCCGCACCGTCGAGATACTGGAAAAGCTCATCGCCTTTCCAACCATATCGCCTGACAGCAATCTGGAGATGATCGCCTTTATGGCCGATCATCTCGGTCAGCTCGGTGCGCGGGTGAATACCTTTACGTCGCCCTGCGGAACCAAGGCCAATCTCTTCGCCACATTGGGCCCCGAAGGCGACGGCGGCATTGTGCTCTCGGGTCACTCCGATGTTGTCCCCGTTGCCGAGCAAGACTGGACATCTGACCCCTTCACGCTCGCACACCGAGACGGCCTCCTCTTTGGGCGTGGCACATGTGACATGAAAGGCTTCATTGCGGCGACGCTTGCTATGGCAGAAGACTACGCTACGCTTGATCTCACCCGCCCTGTCCACTTCGCCTTCACACATGACGAAGAAACAGGCTGCATCGGCGCGCAAGCACTGGTCGAGGAACTGAAAGCCCAAGGCCTCAAGCCCGCGATCGCCATCATTGGCGAACCCACAGAAATGCGCATCATCGAAGGGCACAAAGGCTGCTGCGAATACACCACGCGCTTCACGGGGCTTGAGGGCCACGGCAGCCAGCCCGCACGCGGTGTCAACGCGGCCGAATATGCGGTGCGCTATGTCACCAAGCTCATGGAGTTGCGCCACGATCTTATGGCACGCGCGCCCAAAGGCAGCCGCTTTGAGCCGCCCTACACCACCGTCAACATAGGCCGCATCGCGGGCGGCGTGGCCCATAATGTCATCGTCGGCAAAGCCGAAGTCGAATGGGAGTTCCGCCCCGTTCAGGACACAGATTATGATTTCGTTCACGCAGAGCTCGATGCCTATACAAACGATGTTTTGCTTCCTGCCATGCGCGCGGTTCATCCAGCAGCACATATCGAAGTCGAAACCATGGGGGAGGTGGCTGGCCTCATGCCAATGGAAGACAACGAAGCCCGCGATCTCTGCGCCGCGCTGACAGGCGGCAATGGTGTCGATGTGGTGGCTTTCGGCACAGAAGCAGGCCTATTCCAGTCGCTCGGTATGTCCGCAGTGGTCTGCGGGCCCGGCAGCATCGAACAAGCTCACAAGCCAGACGAGTTCATAGCACCTGATCAACTTCAGGCGTGTCTCACCATGCTCCAAGGTCTCAGCAAAAAGCTCACGGCCTAA
- a CDS encoding aspartate aminotransferase family protein → MTQITNHMPTEELQRLDAAHHMHPFTTNDDLEKKGARVITRAKGVTLTDSEGNEILDAMAGLWCVNIGYGRDELAEVSSRQMRELPYYNTFFQTTHVPAIALAERLAELTPYDLNHVFFANSGSEANDTNIRIVRTYWQEKGQPEKTVIISRKNAYHGSSVASSALGGMSGMHAQSGMIPDIHHIDQPNWWAEGGDMSPEDFGLERAQQLEKAILELGEHKVAAFIGEPVQGAGGVIIPPSTYWPEIQRICDKYGILLIADEVICGFGRTGNWFGSQTMGIKPDIMTVAKGLSSGYAPISASIVNDKVAAVLGACEFNHGYTYSGHPVACAVALENLRILDEEGIVSHAAQELAPYLKEKFESLGDHPMVGEVKVVGMMGSLALTPDKTTRAKFAADVGTVGFMVRERCFANNLIMRHVGDRMVISPPLVITKAEIDTLIVRARKALDEGYENVKAAGLFKAMS, encoded by the coding sequence ATGACACAGATCACCAACCACATGCCGACAGAAGAGCTGCAACGCCTAGACGCGGCGCATCACATGCATCCTTTTACCACAAACGACGATCTTGAGAAAAAGGGCGCACGGGTGATCACACGTGCGAAGGGCGTGACGCTTACGGACAGTGAGGGCAACGAGATCCTTGATGCGATGGCGGGGTTGTGGTGTGTGAATATCGGTTATGGCCGTGACGAACTCGCTGAAGTTTCCAGCCGCCAGATGCGCGAGCTGCCATATTACAACACGTTTTTCCAAACGACTCACGTTCCTGCAATTGCTTTGGCGGAGCGCTTGGCCGAGCTGACGCCCTATGATTTGAACCACGTTTTCTTTGCCAATTCGGGTTCTGAAGCAAACGATACAAACATCCGTATTGTGCGAACTTATTGGCAAGAAAAGGGCCAGCCCGAGAAGACTGTGATCATCTCACGCAAGAACGCGTACCACGGCTCGTCCGTTGCATCGTCTGCTTTGGGTGGCATGTCAGGGATGCACGCGCAGAGCGGTATGATTCCTGATATTCATCACATTGATCAGCCGAACTGGTGGGCCGAGGGTGGTGATATGAGCCCCGAAGACTTTGGTCTTGAGCGCGCCCAGCAGCTTGAGAAAGCGATCCTTGAATTGGGTGAACATAAAGTCGCGGCGTTTATCGGCGAGCCGGTGCAGGGCGCGGGTGGTGTGATCATTCCTCCGTCGACGTATTGGCCAGAAATCCAGCGTATCTGTGACAAGTACGGTATCCTTCTGATTGCAGATGAGGTGATCTGCGGATTTGGCCGCACGGGCAACTGGTTTGGCTCGCAAACGATGGGGATCAAGCCCGATATTATGACGGTAGCAAAAGGGCTTAGCTCAGGGTACGCGCCGATTTCGGCGAGTATTGTGAACGACAAAGTTGCGGCTGTTTTGGGGGCCTGTGAGTTCAACCATGGCTATACATATTCGGGCCATCCTGTGGCCTGTGCTGTGGCGCTGGAGAACTTGCGGATTCTTGACGAGGAGGGAATCGTGAGCCACGCTGCGCAGGAGCTGGCGCCTTATCTCAAAGAGAAATTCGAAAGCCTTGGCGACCATCCGATGGTCGGCGAAGTTAAGGTTGTGGGGATGATGGGATCACTGGCTTTGACGCCTGACAAGACCACCCGAGCGAAGTTTGCTGCGGATGTGGGGACTGTTGGTTTTATGGTGCGGGAGCGCTGTTTTGCCAACAACCTTATTATGCGCCATGTCGGAGATCGTATGGTGATCAGCCCACCTTTGGTGATCACGAAAGCCGAGATTGACACGCTGATTGTGCGGGCGCGGAAGGCTCTGGATGAGGGCTATGAGAACGTGAAAGCGGCTGGCCTTTTCAAGGCGATGAGCTAG
- a CDS encoding GntR family transcriptional regulator — protein MLSPELPAHEKVYREMRDLLLFGELAPGQAVTIQGICETLGAGMTPVREAIRRLTAEGALEFLGNRRVVVPVLTVGHVNELIFARQAIEPQLTIRATERATDADIAELTLIDEALDVAIAQGDVRNYLEQNYRFHARLYSMADAPILSALADGLWLRFGPSLRVVCGRVGTENLPDQHHEALSAMRAGDTQAAAKAMREDVIQGMEQVRRALAETTRD, from the coding sequence ATGTTATCTCCGGAGTTGCCAGCACATGAAAAAGTCTATCGCGAGATGCGAGATTTGCTTTTGTTTGGTGAGCTGGCCCCAGGCCAAGCGGTGACAATTCAGGGAATCTGTGAGACGCTTGGCGCAGGGATGACACCTGTCAGAGAAGCAATACGCCGCCTGACTGCCGAAGGGGCCCTCGAATTCTTGGGAAACAGGCGTGTTGTCGTGCCAGTGTTGACTGTCGGGCATGTGAATGAGCTAATTTTTGCACGGCAGGCGATTGAGCCTCAACTGACAATTAGAGCAACCGAGCGGGCAACGGATGCGGACATCGCGGAGCTGACCTTGATCGATGAAGCGCTAGATGTCGCGATCGCGCAGGGCGACGTGAGAAATTATCTTGAACAGAACTACCGGTTCCATGCGCGGCTCTACTCGATGGCGGATGCGCCTATTCTTTCAGCACTCGCAGACGGTCTTTGGTTACGTTTTGGGCCAAGTTTGCGTGTGGTTTGTGGGCGCGTTGGGACAGAAAACCTCCCCGACCAGCATCATGAGGCGCTGAGCGCGATGCGTGCGGGCGATACGCAGGCGGCGGCCAAGGCCATGCGAGAAGATGTGATACAAGGTATGGAGCAAGTGCGCCGCGCGCTTGCCGAGACCACAAGAGATTGA
- a CDS encoding polyamine ABC transporter substrate-binding protein: protein MKTYLLSAVASLALVAGMASAEEVRVYNWSDYIDEELLAKFEEETGIKLIYDVFDSNEVLETKLLAGGSGYDVVVPSGTFLQRQITAGAFQKLDTSKFTNKGNMWDAIEARTAKYDPDNAYSINYMWGTTGLGVNVNKVKEVLGDDAPVGSLDLVLNPANMEKLASCGVHFLDAPAEMIPAALAYIGEDPDSQDPDVIGKTEAVLSAIAPYVQKFHSSEYINALANGDICVAFGWSGDILQARDRAAEAENGVEIAYNAPKEGALMWFDQMAIPVDAPNVDGAHKFLDFIMNAENMAAASNYVYYANGNLASQPMLEEDVIGDTAIYPDAETLEKLYTTSPYDAKVQRVVTRLWTKIKSGT, encoded by the coding sequence ATGAAAACGTATCTGCTCTCAGCAGTAGCCTCACTCGCACTCGTCGCAGGCATGGCCTCGGCCGAAGAAGTGCGCGTCTATAACTGGTCGGACTATATCGATGAAGAACTGCTTGCCAAGTTCGAAGAAGAGACTGGCATCAAGCTTATCTACGACGTGTTCGACTCAAACGAAGTTCTCGAGACAAAGCTCCTCGCAGGTGGCTCTGGCTATGATGTGGTTGTGCCATCAGGTACATTCCTGCAGCGCCAGATCACTGCTGGCGCATTCCAAAAGCTTGACACGTCCAAGTTCACAAACAAGGGCAATATGTGGGACGCAATCGAAGCCCGCACAGCCAAATATGACCCTGATAATGCGTACTCCATTAACTATATGTGGGGCACAACAGGCCTTGGCGTGAACGTCAACAAAGTTAAAGAAGTTCTCGGTGATGATGCGCCTGTTGGCTCTCTCGATCTGGTGCTTAACCCTGCCAACATGGAAAAGCTCGCGTCATGCGGCGTGCACTTCCTTGACGCTCCAGCAGAGATGATCCCAGCGGCTTTGGCCTACATCGGCGAAGACCCCGACAGCCAAGACCCTGACGTGATCGGCAAGACCGAAGCTGTGCTGTCCGCGATTGCACCATATGTGCAGAAGTTCCACAGCTCTGAATATATCAACGCGCTCGCCAACGGCGATATCTGCGTTGCCTTTGGCTGGTCTGGCGATATCCTTCAGGCCCGTGATCGCGCAGCGGAAGCAGAGAATGGTGTTGAAATCGCCTACAACGCTCCCAAAGAGGGCGCGCTCATGTGGTTTGACCAAATGGCGATCCCTGTTGACGCACCAAACGTAGACGGCGCGCACAAGTTCCTCGACTTTATCATGAATGCCGAGAACATGGCCGCAGCTTCAAACTATGTCTATTACGCGAACGGCAACTTGGCTTCACAGCCTATGCTGGAAGAAGACGTCATCGGCGATACAGCAATTTACCCTGATGCGGAAACGCTGGAGAAGCTCTACACAACCTCTCCTTATGACGCAAAAGTTCAGCGTGTCGTCACACGGCTCTGGACAAAAATCAAATCAGGTACATAA
- a CDS encoding ABC transporter ATP-binding protein, whose translation MAQTVFAPWLDANEKPLIQFKNVTKRFGDFVAIDNLTQDIYAKEFFALLGPSGCGKTTMMRMLGGFETPTEGQILIAGQDMAGVPPNKRAVNMMFQSYALFPHLSVAENIAFGLKREGKPKPEIDARVEEMLRLTRLTKFAKRKPHQISGGQRQRVALARSLAKAPKLLLLDEPLGALDKKLRQDTQFELMDIQEKTGTTFVIVTHDQEEAMTVASRVAVMDEGEIIQVATPADIYERPNSVYVADFIGDVNILNGHATRAGDGYDIAYAEGKAPLHAKTTSDLGESSKCALAIRPEKVSITAAKPAKVTNAIKGKIIDIAYLGNLSTYHVEIEGGHMIKAQTANTTRLERRSFTWEDTVWLSWTDTAAIVLEG comes from the coding sequence ATGGCACAGACAGTTTTCGCACCTTGGCTCGACGCAAACGAAAAACCGTTGATTCAATTCAAAAATGTCACCAAGCGCTTTGGTGATTTCGTCGCCATCGACAACCTCACACAAGATATTTACGCAAAAGAATTCTTTGCGCTCCTCGGCCCGTCAGGCTGCGGCAAGACCACAATGATGCGCATGCTCGGCGGCTTTGAAACACCGACAGAAGGCCAGATCCTGATTGCAGGACAAGACATGGCAGGCGTGCCCCCGAACAAGCGCGCCGTGAACATGATGTTCCAGTCCTATGCGCTTTTCCCACACCTGTCGGTCGCAGAGAACATTGCTTTCGGCCTGAAGCGCGAAGGCAAACCTAAGCCCGAGATAGATGCGCGCGTTGAAGAGATGCTCCGCCTCACCCGGCTCACCAAATTTGCCAAGCGAAAGCCCCACCAAATTTCTGGCGGCCAACGTCAGCGCGTGGCCCTCGCCCGCTCTCTCGCCAAAGCGCCCAAGCTTTTACTTCTAGATGAGCCGCTCGGCGCGCTCGACAAAAAACTGCGTCAGGATACCCAGTTTGAACTGATGGATATTCAGGAAAAGACGGGAACAACCTTTGTCATCGTGACACACGATCAAGAAGAGGCAATGACCGTCGCCTCACGCGTTGCCGTGATGGACGAAGGCGAAATCATTCAGGTCGCAACACCTGCCGATATCTATGAGCGCCCAAACTCTGTTTATGTGGCCGACTTCATCGGTGATGTGAATATTCTCAACGGCCATGCCACACGCGCTGGCGATGGCTACGACATAGCCTATGCAGAGGGCAAGGCGCCCCTTCACGCCAAGACAACCAGTGATCTTGGCGAAAGCTCCAAATGCGCATTGGCCATCCGCCCCGAGAAAGTTTCGATCACTGCGGCAAAGCCCGCAAAAGTGACAAACGCAATCAAGGGTAAAATTATAGATATCGCCTATCTCGGGAACCTCTCGACCTATCATGTCGAAATCGAGGGGGGCCACATGATCAAAGCACAAACCGCCAACACCACACGCCTTGAGCGCCGTAGCTTCACTTGGGAAGACACCGTCTGGCTCAGCTGGACTGACACAGCCGCCATCGTGCTGGAGGGCTAG
- a CDS encoding ABC transporter permease subunit, producing the protein MRRFTLIAVPYVWLLVLFLVPFVIVFKISLSDTALAIPPYTPTLDFSSGWAGIRAFFAGLDFENFTFLTTDDLYWKAYLSSLQIAAISTVLTLLVGYPIAYAMAQSPDEWRPTLMMLVILPFWTSFLIRVYAWMGILSNEGFLNQFLIWTGVISEPLTILNTNTAVYIGIVYTYLPFMILPIYAALEKLDSSLLEAAEDLGCSRLTAFWLVTVPLSKQGIIAGCFLVFIPALGEFVIPSLLGGSQTLMIGKVLFEEFFSNRDWPVASAVAVILLLILIIPIVLFQRNEQKQREAEE; encoded by the coding sequence ATGCGCCGCTTTACTCTGATTGCCGTTCCATATGTCTGGCTCCTGGTGCTCTTCCTCGTGCCCTTTGTGATCGTCTTTAAGATCAGTCTGTCAGATACAGCACTGGCCATTCCGCCCTACACACCTACGCTTGATTTTTCTTCAGGTTGGGCCGGTATCCGAGCATTCTTCGCGGGTCTCGATTTTGAGAATTTCACGTTCCTCACAACCGATGACCTTTACTGGAAGGCCTACCTCTCAAGCTTGCAAATCGCCGCAATCTCGACAGTGCTTACACTCCTTGTGGGATATCCAATCGCCTATGCAATGGCACAATCCCCCGACGAGTGGCGCCCAACACTGATGATGCTGGTAATCCTGCCCTTTTGGACATCATTCCTGATCCGCGTTTATGCTTGGATGGGTATCCTCTCCAACGAGGGCTTCCTGAACCAGTTTCTCATCTGGACAGGCGTTATCTCCGAACCGCTCACAATCCTGAACACCAACACAGCCGTCTATATTGGCATCGTCTATACATACTTGCCCTTCATGATCCTGCCGATCTACGCCGCTTTGGAAAAACTAGACTCGTCTCTTCTTGAAGCCGCAGAAGACCTTGGCTGTTCGCGCCTCACCGCGTTTTGGCTCGTGACAGTACCGCTGTCAAAACAGGGCATCATTGCCGGCTGTTTCCTTGTCTTCATTCCCGCGCTTGGCGAGTTTGTTATCCCATCACTGCTCGGAGGGTCACAAACCCTGATGATCGGTAAAGTCCTCTTTGAAGAGTTCTTCTCAAACCGGGATTGGCCCGTCGCCTCCGCTGTTGCAGTGATCCTGTTGCTCATTCTAATCATTCCGATCGTGCTATTTCAGCGCAACGAGCAGAAGCAACGGGAGGCTGAAGAATGA
- a CDS encoding ABC transporter permease subunit, whose protein sequence is MRRFTWFNATSLSFGLAFLYLPMLILVIYSFNESKLVTVWAGFSTKWYGELFQNEAFLDAAWVTVKVAVMSSTIASILGTMAAYVLVRGGRFKGRTLFSGMIYAPLVMPEVITGLSLLLLFIGIGLDRGVLTIVLAHTTFSMCYVSVVVSSRLVSFDRSLEEAALDLGCSPFEAFRLVTLPIIAPAVISGWLLAFTLSLDDLVIASFTAGPSATTLPIKIFSAVRLGVSPEINALSTIMISIVTVGVITASLMSKRATVRQQREERAAERAAD, encoded by the coding sequence ATGAGACGCTTCACTTGGTTCAACGCAACATCGCTTAGCTTCGGCCTCGCCTTTCTCTATCTACCAATGCTGATCTTGGTCATCTACAGCTTCAACGAGTCCAAGCTCGTGACAGTCTGGGCTGGTTTCTCGACCAAATGGTATGGTGAGCTTTTCCAGAACGAAGCCTTCCTTGATGCCGCATGGGTCACTGTCAAAGTCGCAGTGATGAGTTCCACAATCGCATCGATCCTCGGAACAATGGCAGCCTATGTCCTTGTGCGCGGTGGTCGCTTCAAAGGGCGCACGCTCTTCTCTGGGATGATCTACGCGCCGCTCGTTATGCCCGAAGTCATCACAGGCCTTTCGCTTCTTTTGCTCTTCATCGGCATAGGCCTCGACCGCGGCGTTCTGACAATCGTGCTGGCGCACACGACGTTCTCAATGTGCTACGTCTCTGTCGTCGTCTCATCACGCCTTGTAAGTTTTGACCGCTCCCTCGAAGAGGCGGCGCTTGATCTGGGTTGCTCGCCTTTTGAGGCCTTCCGCCTTGTCACCCTTCCAATTATCGCCCCTGCGGTGATCTCGGGCTGGCTTCTTGCCTTTACATTGTCTCTCGATGATCTCGTGATCGCCTCCTTCACAGCAGGCCCCTCGGCCACAACTCTCCCGATCAAGATTTTCTCTGCTGTGCGCCTCGGCGTCTCACCCGAGATCAACGCCCTTTCAACCATCATGATCAGCATCGTTACAGTCGGCGTTATAACAGCATCGCTTATGTCAAAACGCGCCACAGTGCGCCAGCAGCGCGAGGAGCGGGCAGCCGAAAGGGCCGCAGACTGA
- a CDS encoding FAD-dependent oxidoreductase encodes MRRIFSDHAYSDDRTAKSYWSQTVSDEALKRPQLTGAQTADVAVIGAGFTGLSAALALAEQGISVTVLDAGFPGWGASGRNGGFCCLGGAKASDKMLDRKHGKPARLAYRRAEADAVRHVATQLERHQIEADTHSNGETQLAHKASIQFDDDARAIEENYGVTPTLHSKQELPALGMSGHFHSAITTPVGFGLNPRKYLAGLLKAAETAGVKIFGQSPVSKIDRAQAYSLKTPQGTLAAEQLIIATNGYSSEDVPTWMAARYMPAQSSVLVTRELTDTEIASGWSSDQAAYDSRTLLHYFRLMPNRRFLFGMRGGLMSSKSAETRNKRKIRADFEAMFPAWAEVETPFYWSGMVCLSTGLTPFAGPIPEMPGAYAGFAYHGNGVAMGSYTGALLADQVLGARKLQTPKLMLQPPKRFPLGPARRALMYGIYAGAALKDL; translated from the coding sequence ATGCGGCGTATATTCTCTGATCACGCCTACTCAGACGACCGTACGGCAAAAAGCTATTGGTCCCAAACGGTCAGTGATGAAGCCCTCAAGCGCCCCCAACTGACAGGCGCCCAGACAGCTGATGTCGCTGTTATTGGCGCGGGCTTCACGGGACTTTCCGCCGCTCTTGCGTTGGCCGAGCAGGGTATCTCAGTCACAGTTCTTGACGCAGGATTTCCCGGCTGGGGCGCGTCTGGACGCAATGGGGGCTTCTGCTGCCTCGGTGGCGCAAAAGCGAGCGATAAGATGCTCGACCGCAAACATGGAAAACCCGCACGGCTTGCCTATCGCCGAGCTGAAGCAGATGCGGTTCGACATGTCGCAACACAACTTGAAAGACACCAGATCGAGGCCGACACGCACAGCAATGGGGAAACCCAACTCGCTCATAAAGCCAGTATCCAGTTTGATGATGACGCCCGCGCGATCGAGGAAAACTACGGTGTCACACCCACGCTTCACAGCAAGCAGGAGCTCCCCGCCCTCGGCATGTCGGGCCACTTTCACAGTGCCATCACAACACCGGTTGGCTTTGGCCTGAACCCACGTAAATACCTCGCTGGTCTCCTCAAGGCCGCAGAGACTGCAGGGGTAAAAATCTTTGGTCAAAGCCCTGTCAGCAAAATTGACCGTGCACAGGCCTACAGCCTCAAAACCCCTCAAGGCACGCTTGCCGCAGAGCAGCTCATCATCGCGACCAACGGCTATTCCTCCGAGGACGTCCCTACATGGATGGCAGCGCGCTATATGCCAGCGCAATCTTCAGTGCTCGTAACACGCGAGCTGACCGATACAGAGATCGCCAGCGGCTGGTCCTCCGATCAAGCCGCCTACGACAGCCGCACACTGCTGCACTACTTTCGTCTGATGCCAAACCGCCGCTTCCTCTTCGGAATGCGTGGTGGCCTTATGTCCTCCAAGAGCGCCGAGACCCGCAACAAACGCAAAATCCGCGCCGATTTCGAAGCCATGTTCCCCGCTTGGGCAGAGGTAGAAACACCCTTTTACTGGTCTGGAATGGTCTGCCTTTCCACAGGCCTCACACCCTTCGCAGGCCCTATTCCCGAGATGCCCGGCGCTTACGCAGGGTTTGCCTATCACGGGAACGGTGTCGCTATGGGGAGCTACACAGGCGCGCTTCTCGCCGACCAAGTCTTAGGCGCACGAAAACTGCAGACCCCAAAACTTATGCTGCAGCCGCCCAAGCGCTTCCCTCTTGGACCTGCCCGCCGCGCCCTGATGTATGGTATCTACGCAGGCGCAGCTCTCAAAGATCTCTAG
- a CDS encoding aminotransferase class III-fold pyridoxal phosphate-dependent enzyme: protein MKDDNFLKENNARHMWHPMGAPGDSLEHPPTIIKSAHGVKITDLDGAEVVDAVGGLWCVNLGYSNDVVKDAIAKQLYELPYYSAFAGTSNPTAIEASYAVREFFKDDGMGRVFFTSGGSDSVETCLRLARQYHRIKGEPTRTKFLSLKKGYHGTHFGGASVNGNNRFRIAYEPLLPGCFHLPSPYTYRNPFNETDPAVLAQLIAQAMEDEINFQGANTIAAFIMEPIQGAGGVIVPHESLMPLLREICTRHGILMISDEVITGFGRTGHWSGARHWGVQPDMMSTAKGITSGYFPVGAALMSEAVADVFEKDTKGEAGIFHGYTYSAHPVGAAAVTATLSETLRLDTKTNAAARGTQLYQGALKLAEKYDIIGDVRGGHGLMTGIEIVSDKASKAAMDMPTMKRIHKAAYDAGAMVRLGGNNILMSPPLTISEAEIDTVLSALDVGFGSV, encoded by the coding sequence ATGAAAGACGACAACTTCCTCAAAGAGAACAATGCACGCCATATGTGGCATCCGATGGGCGCGCCGGGCGACAGCCTTGAGCATCCGCCGACGATTATTAAAAGTGCTCACGGTGTGAAGATCACCGATCTGGACGGAGCGGAAGTTGTGGACGCTGTGGGCGGGCTTTGGTGTGTCAATCTGGGCTACTCAAACGATGTGGTGAAAGACGCTATCGCCAAGCAGCTATATGAGCTGCCTTACTATTCGGCCTTTGCGGGCACTTCCAACCCCACAGCAATCGAGGCGTCTTATGCCGTGCGCGAGTTCTTTAAGGACGATGGAATGGGGCGCGTCTTCTTTACATCGGGCGGCTCTGACTCTGTGGAGACATGCTTGCGCCTTGCACGGCAGTATCACCGCATCAAAGGGGAGCCGACGCGCACCAAGTTTCTCAGCCTCAAGAAAGGCTATCACGGTACGCATTTTGGCGGCGCGAGTGTGAATGGGAACAATCGCTTCCGTATTGCTTATGAGCCGCTTCTGCCTGGCTGCTTCCATCTGCCTAGCCCCTATACCTACCGCAATCCGTTTAACGAGACGGACCCAGCTGTTCTGGCGCAACTCATTGCACAGGCGATGGAAGACGAGATCAACTTCCAGGGTGCCAACACGATTGCGGCGTTTATCATGGAGCCGATACAGGGTGCGGGTGGTGTTATTGTTCCGCATGAAAGCCTGATGCCGCTTCTGCGCGAGATTTGCACACGACATGGTATCCTAATGATCTCTGACGAGGTGATCACGGGCTTTGGGCGAACAGGCCACTGGAGTGGTGCGCGGCACTGGGGTGTACAGCCTGACATGATGAGTACGGCGAAGGGGATTACTTCAGGATATTTCCCTGTCGGCGCAGCGTTGATGAGCGAGGCTGTGGCGGATGTGTTTGAGAAAGATACCAAGGGCGAGGCCGGAATTTTCCACGGTTATACCTATTCTGCGCATCCTGTTGGCGCGGCGGCTGTGACGGCAACGCTGAGCGAGACATTGCGTTTGGACACGAAAACAAACGCGGCGGCACGCGGCACGCAGCTCTATCAAGGTGCACTCAAGCTGGCGGAAAAATACGATATCATCGGCGATGTGCGCGGCGGTCACGGGCTTATGACGGGGATCGAAATCGTGTCTGACAAGGCTAGCAAAGCGGCGATGGATATGCCGACGATGAAGCGTATCCACAAGGCGGCCTATGATGCGGGGGCGATGGTCCGTCTGGGGGGGAACAACATCTTGATGTCACCGCCCCTGACGATCTCTGAAGCTGAGATTGACACTGTGTTGAGCGCGCTTGATGTGGGCTTTGGCTCTGTGTGA
- a CDS encoding glutamine amidotransferase, whose product MKPFLILQLRPEAEAADNEFAAICAKGGLGPEDVCRVRLDCEDLPDALNLSDYSGVIVGGGPGCVSDAPEEKTAIEAKIERDVLSLMPAITECDFPFMGCCYGIGVLGHHLAQNVSKERYGEPVGTADCRLTEAGRADPLCHGLPERFEAFVGHKEALQSLPEGCVHLVEAPSCPFQMIRYGQNVYATQFHPEADAAEFEARINIYKHKGYFAPEEAESLIAMCHAASVTVPEHILRAFVERYRT is encoded by the coding sequence ATGAAACCCTTTCTGATCTTGCAACTGCGTCCAGAGGCAGAGGCGGCAGACAATGAGTTTGCTGCGATTTGCGCCAAAGGAGGGCTTGGGCCTGAAGATGTGTGTCGCGTGCGGTTGGATTGTGAAGATTTGCCTGACGCATTGAATTTGAGTGACTATTCAGGTGTGATTGTTGGGGGTGGGCCCGGATGTGTAAGTGACGCACCCGAGGAAAAAACCGCTATTGAAGCTAAGATCGAGCGTGACGTTCTATCGTTGATGCCAGCGATTACAGAGTGCGACTTTCCGTTTATGGGATGTTGCTATGGGATCGGAGTTTTGGGTCATCATCTGGCGCAGAACGTCAGTAAGGAGCGGTATGGCGAGCCTGTGGGCACTGCAGATTGTCGACTGACTGAAGCAGGGCGCGCTGACCCGCTTTGTCATGGGTTGCCAGAGCGGTTTGAAGCTTTTGTGGGCCATAAGGAAGCGCTGCAAAGCTTGCCGGAGGGATGTGTGCATCTTGTTGAGGCGCCAAGCTGTCCATTCCAGATGATCCGATATGGGCAGAATGTTTATGCGACGCAGTTTCACCCCGAGGCAGATGCGGCTGAGTTTGAAGCGCGGATCAATATCTATAAGCATAAGGGGTATTTTGCACCAGAAGAGGCCGAAAGCCTGATTGCAATGTGCCATGCGGCGAGCGTGACGGTTCCTGAGCATATCTTGAGGGCGTTTGTAGAGCGCTACAGGACGTAA